The following coding sequences lie in one Arabidopsis thaliana chromosome 3, partial sequence genomic window:
- a CDS encoding Putative membrane lipoprotein (Putative membrane lipoprotein; Has 11 Blast hits to 11 proteins in 7 species: Archae - 0; Bacteria - 2; Metazoa - 0; Fungi - 0; Plants - 9; Viruses - 0; Other Eukaryotes - 0 (source: NCBI BLink).), producing MEMKRDIRVEEENMCTSLLTAVVVLSMACLKHFSSVSYLIEQWRSLVFLILNVVLLAVYFTSTRPNLGRSHDFKTRRGGRLRMMREKKNKIKKKKTRVVVEPACFDQGFLLVEPKEVIKKCVLVEETKRVCPKFEETVKDCLFHKKEIEYNGEEDEFEPGRLSNEELNERVEAFITTFRQHLVLDARRGRDRETDQKMRPKDSDSSFLVREVTCLV from the coding sequence atggagatgaagagagaCATTAGAGTGGAGGAAGAGAACATGTGTACTTCATTGTTGACTGCAGTTGTTGTTCTTTCAATGGCTTGTCTTAAACACTTCTCTTCTGTATCGTATTTGATCGAGCAATGGCGTTCGTTGGTGTTTCTTATACTCAACGTCGTTCTCTTAGCCGTTTACTTTACCTCGACTCGTCCTAACCTCGGGAGGAGTCATGATTTCAAGACTCGTCGAGGAGGTAGATTGAGAATGATGcgagagaaaaagaataagattaagaagaagaagacaagggTGGTGGTGGAACCGGCTTGTTTTGACCAAGGTTTCTTACTTGTTGAGCCAAAGGAAGTGATCAAGAAGTGTGTTTTAGTGGAGGAGACGAAAAGAGTTTGCCCTAAATTTGAGGAAACTGTGAAAGATTGCTTGTTTcacaagaaagaaatagagtataatggagaagaagatgaatttgaGCCAGGGAGGTTATCCAATGAGGAGTTGAACGAGAGAGTTGAAGCGTTCATCACGACGTTTAGACAACATTTGGTGCTAGATGCGAGACGAGGTAGAGACAGAGAAACTGATCAGAAGATGAGACCAAAAGACTCTGACAGTAGCTTTTTAGTTCGGGAAGTCACTTGTTTGGTTTAA
- a CDS encoding CLEC16A-like protein (unknown protein; FUNCTIONS IN: molecular_function unknown; INVOLVED IN: biological_process unknown; LOCATED IN: mitochondrion; EXPRESSED IN: 17 plant structures; EXPRESSED DURING: 6 growth stages; CONTAINS InterPro DOMAIN/s: Protein of unknown function FPL (InterPro:IPR019155); Has 243 Blast hits to 233 proteins in 101 species: Archae - 0; Bacteria - 0; Metazoa - 110; Fungi - 0; Plants - 53; Viruses - 0; Other Eukaryotes - 80 (source: NCBI BLink).) — MWLSFLRPRDRFSLAELRYLTDQLRKIQIVNEANKDLVIEALRSIAEILTYGDQHDPLFFEFFMEKQVMGEFVRILRVSKTVTVSVQLLQTMSIMIQNLKSEQAIYYLFSNEYVNYLITYTFDFQHEELLSYYISFLRAVSGKLNKHTISLLLKTENDVVVSFPLYVEGIQFAFHEENMIRTAVRALTLNVYHVGDESVNDYVVSPPHTEYFSKLISFFQKQCMDLSAMVLNTLKSPSPDSGGKLFSAVDGIEDTLYYFSDVISAGIPDIGRLITDHILQHLTLPLLLPSLCSEAVNDISVDPVTSLYLLSCILRIVKIKDLANMTAATLFCPVKAFISSSLVKPNSSLAPEGLTYVNGHPDKGVTEEANQQCSSTAAGMSDDGNSHLCSEDTPKSIFNNSHMTFRETLLQYISEGDDVQAQGSLFVLATLLQTKELEESMLDAFGILPQRKQHKKLLLQSLVGEDTGEEQLFSPRNGSMRDGLSSELDWYLRRLEEQFGVCCSLPGAARCPRVHRHQVVDTLVTLLCRENISAETLWDGGWLLRQLLPYSEAEFNRKHLKMLNVSYEKCKNSLTREIKGIWPDLLIRVLLDEWRKCKRVIEAPSPQKEPKSVLLQLDRSSSNDNSVSESSFTAGERMCEVVKVFVLLHQLQIFSLGRSLPEQPPIYPPADRSETSRATRAGLDVSVPKPGTELKLVDAVPCRIAFERGKERDFSFLALSSGESGWIVLADPDNGIVRVTAPLAGCKPRIDEKHPRWLHLRIRPSTLPLLDPTKRGVYEKLKSKGLVDGRWILAFRDDESCHSAYSMVAGEIDLQCSEVERRLRPLFDLERNQLEDQ, encoded by the exons ATGTGGCTTTCCTTCTTAAGACCCAGAGATCGATTCTCCTTAGCCGAACTCAG GTATTTGACTGACCAGCTGAGAAAGATTCAGATAGTAAACGAGGCTAATAAG GATCTCGTTATCGAGGCACTGAGATCGATTGCGGAGATATTAACTTATGGGGATCAGCATGACCCCTTATTCTTTGA ATTTTTTATGGAGAAACAAGTAATGGGAGAGTTTGTACGTATTTTGAGGGTTAGCAAGACAGTAACAGTTTCTGTCCAGTTGTTGCAAACCATGAGTATAATGATCCAAAACCTAAAAAGTGAACAAGCCATCT ATTACTTGTTCAGTAACGAATATGTAAACTATTTGATAACATATACATTTGACTTCCAACACGAAGAGCTTCTATCTTACTACATATCCTTCTTAAG AGCTGTTAGTGGGAAGCTGAACAAGCATACAATATCGTTGCTTTTGAAGACCGAGAAC GATGTAGTAGTTTCTTTCCCCCTTTATGTCGAAGGCATACAATTTGCATTTCATGAAGAGAACATGATACGCACTGCAGTTCGTGCCCTGACTCTTAATGTATATCACG TTGGCGATGAATCTGTGAATGATTATGTAGTTAGTCCACCGCACACCGAGtacttttcaaaattaatttcatttttccaaAAGCAATGCATGGATCTAAGTGCAATGGTCTTGAACACTCTAAA AAGCCCATCTCCGGATTCAGGTGGAAAATTGTTTTCTGCCGTTGATGGGATTGAGGACACCTTGTACTACTTTAGTGATGTTATCTCTGCTGGCATACCTGATATCGGGAGGCTGATAACAGATCACATTCTGCAGCATCTAACTCTCCCACTTCTTCTCCCGTCTTTATGCTCCGAGGCTGTAAAT GACATATCAGTTGATCCTGTCACTTCTCTTTATCTGCTTTCATGCATCCTGCGGATAGttaaaatcaaagatttggCAAATATGACTGCTGCTACTCTTTTCTGCCCTGTAAAAGCATTCATTTCAAGTTCCCTAGTGAAACCTAATAGCAGCTTGGCTCCTGAAGGCCTTACATATGTAAATGGGCATCCAGACAAGGGTGTTACTGAGGAGGCAAATCAACAGTGTTCAAGCACTGCGGCAGGCATGAGTGACGATGGAAATTCCCACTTATGCAGTGAAGATACTCCGAAAAGTATCTTCAACAATTCTCATATGACGTTTAG GGAGACTTTACTTCAATATATTTCTGAAGGAGATGATGTACAAGCTCAGGGTTCCTTGTTTGTGCTAGCCACTCTGCTGCAGACAAAAG AACTTGAAGAGTCAATGCTAGATGCTTTTGGCATTCTTCCTCAGCGTAAGCAGCACAAAAAACTTTTGCTG CAATCTTTGGTTGGGGAGGACACTGGTGAAGAACAACTATTTTCACCGCGAAATGGTTCCATGAGAGATGGCTTAAGTAGTGAACTTGATTGGTATCTACGGAGGTTGGAG GAGCAGTTTGGAGTGTGCTGTTCATTGCCTGGGGCTGCAAGGTGCCCCCGTGTACATAGACATCAG GTGGTGGATACATTGGTCACTCTTCTCTGCCGAGAAAACATATCTGCAGAAACATTATGGGATGGAGGATGGCTTTTACGCCAATTGCTTCCTTATAGTGAGGCAGAATTTAATCGTAAACATCTCAAGATGCTGAAT GTTTCGTATGAGAAATGCAAAAATTCCCTTACCAGGGAAATTAAAGGTATCTGGCCTGATCTACTCATCAGGGTACTGCTTGATGAGTGGAGAAAGTGCAAAAGAG TAATCGAAGCTCCATCCCCTCAAAAAGAGCCTAAatctgttcttcttcagctggATAGATCCTCTTCTAATG ATAACTCTGTTAGCGAATCATCATTCACAGCTGGTGAAAGAATGTGCGAGGTGGTAAAG GTTTTCgtgcttcttcatcaactcCAAATTTTCTCGCTCGGTAGGTCCTTACCCGAGCAGCCGCCTATTTATCCTCCAGCCGACCGATCTGAAACTTCTCGTGCCACAAGAGCTGGTCTGGATGTATCAGTCCCCAAACCTGGCACCGAACTGAAGCTAG TTGATGCTGTACCCTGTAGGATTGCCTTTGAAAGAGGCAAGGAACGAGATTTCTCATTTCTAGCATTATCATCCGGTGAGTCTGGATGGATTGTCCTTGCTGATCCAGATAATGGAATCGTCCGTGTAACGGCACCTTTAGCCGGCTGCAAA CCCCGAATAGATGAAAAGCACCCGAGATGGCTACACTTGAGAATCCGACCATCTACATTACCGTTGTTGGATCCAACAAAGCGAGGAGTCTATGAGAAGCTCAAGTCCAAAGGTCTAGTAGATGGGAGATGGATATTAGCATTCAGGGACGATGAATCTTGCCACTCTGCTTACTCAATGGTTGCAGGTGAGATCGATCTACAATGCAGCGAGGTAGAAAGAAGGTTAAGGCCATTGTTTGACCTTGAAAGAAACCAGCTAGAAGATCAATGA
- a CDS encoding Leucine-rich repeat protein kinase family protein (Leucine-rich repeat protein kinase family protein; FUNCTIONS IN: protein serine/threonine kinase activity, kinase activity, ATP binding; INVOLVED IN: transmembrane receptor protein tyrosine kinase signaling pathway, protein amino acid phosphorylation; LOCATED IN: chloroplast, plasma membrane, membrane; EXPRESSED IN: 24 plant structures; EXPRESSED DURING: 13 growth stages; CONTAINS InterPro DOMAIN/s: Protein kinase, catalytic domain (InterPro:IPR000719), Leucine-rich repeat-containing N-terminal domain, type 2 (InterPro:IPR013210), Leucine-rich repeat (InterPro:IPR001611), Serine-threonine/tyrosine-protein kinase (InterPro:IPR001245), Protein kinase-like domain (InterPro:IPR011009); BEST Arabidopsis thaliana protein match is: Leucine-rich repeat protein kinase family protein (TAIR:AT1G27190.1); Has 101664 Blast hits to 59951 proteins in 2302 species: Archae - 40; Bacteria - 6408; Metazoa - 16028; Fungi - 2446; Plants - 69126; Viruses - 161; Other Eukaryotes - 7455 (source: NCBI BLink).) yields the protein MKEIGSKPRKLLPLCFIIFLCFCSSVMAADEDDIRCLRGLKASLTDPQNALKSWNFDNTTLGFLCNFVGVSCWNNQENRVINLELRDMGLSGKIPDSLQYCASLQKLDLSSNRLSGNIPTELCNWLPFLVSLDLSNNELNGEIPPDLAKCSFVNSLVLSDNRLSGQIPVQFSALGRLGRFSVANNDLSGRIPVFFSSPSYSSDDFSGNKGLCGRPLSSSCGGLSKKNLGIIIAAGVFGAAASMLLAFGIWWYYHLKWTRRRRSGLTEVGVSGLAQRLRSHKLTQVSLFQKPLVKVKLGDLMAATNNFNSENIIVSTRTGTTYKALLPDGSALAVKHLSTCKLGEREFRYEMNQLWELRHSNLAPLLGFCVVEEEKFLVYKYMSNGTLHSLLDSNRGELDWSTRFRIGLGAARGLAWLHHGCRPPILHQNICSSVILIDEDFDARIIDSGLARLMVPSDNNESSFMTGDLGEFGYVAPEYSTTMLASLKGDVYGLGVVLLELATGLKAVGGEGFKGSLVDWVKQLESSGRIAETFDENIRGKGHDEEISKFVEIALNCVSSRPKERWSMFQAYQSLKAIAEKQGYSFSEQDDDFPLIFDTQENEKV from the coding sequence ATGAAAGAGATCGGCTCAAAACCAAGAAAGTTACTTCCTTTAtgcttcatcatcttcctctgtttttgttcctCTGTTATGGCTGCAGATGAAGACGACATAAGATGCTTAAGAGGACTCAAAGCATCTCTCACAGATCCTCAAAACGCGTTGAAATCATGGAACTTCGACAACACAACTCTTGGGTTTCTCTGTAACTTCGTTGGTGTGTCTTGTTGGAACAATCAGGAGAATAGGGTTATCAATCTTGAGCTTCGTGATATGGGTTTATCTGGTAAAATCCCAGATTCTCTTCAATACTGTGCGAGTTTACAAAAACTTGATCTTTCTAGTAATCGATTGTCTGGTAATATCCCTACAGAGTTGTGTAATTGGTTACCTTTTTTGGTATCTCTTGATTTGTCAAACAATGAATTGAATGGTGAGATTCCTCCTGATTTAGCTAAGTGTAGCTTTGTgaattctttggttttgtctgATAACCGGCTTTCGGGTCAAATCCCGGTTCAGTTCTCGGCTTTAGGGAGGTTAGGGAGGTTCTCTGTTGCTAATAATGATCTCTCAGGTCGCATTCCTGTGTTCTTTAGCTCACCGAGTTATTCCTCTGATGATTTTAGTGGGAATAAAGGTCTTTGTGGTCGTCCTTTATCTTCGAGTTGTGGTGGTTtaagtaagaagaatcttgggaTAATAATTGCAGCTGGTGTGTTTGGTGCTGCTGCATCAATGTTGTTAGCTTTTGGGATTTGGTGGTATTATCATTTGAAGTGGACAAGGAGACGAAGAAGCGGTTTAACCGAAGTAGGAGTTAGCGGTTTAGCGCAGAGACTTCGTAGTCATAAGCTTACTCAAGTGTCTTTGTTTCAGAAGCCTTTGGTTAAAGTTAAACTTGGGGATTTGATGGCTGCAACTAATAACTTCAACTCAGAGAACATTATTGTTTCCACTAGGACTGGGACTACCTATAAGGCGCTTCTTCCGGATGGTTCAGCGCTTGCGGTGAAGCATTTGAGTACGTGTAAGCTCGGGGAAAGGGAGTTTCGGTATGAGATGAATCAGCTATGGGAGCTTCGTCATTCTAACTTAGCACCGCTTCTTGGTTTCTGCgttgtggaagaagagaagtttcTTGTTTACAAGTATATGTCTAATGGGACACTTCACTCGTTGTTGGATTCAAATAGGGGTGAATTAGATTGGTCGACTCGGTTTAGGATTGGTTTAGGTGCTGCAAGAGGTTTAGCTTGGCTTCACCATGGATGTCGACCTCCAATTCTACACCAAAACATTTGTTCAAGTGTGATTCTCATTGACGAGGATTTCGATGCAAGGATAATAGATTCAGGGCTTGCAAGGCTTATGGTTCCCTCGGATAACAATGAGAGTAGTTTCATGACTGGTGACTTAGGAGAGTTTGGTTATGTAGCTCCTGAATATTCTACCACAATGCTAGCATCATTAAAAGGTGATGTATATGGACTCGGTGTTGTCCTCTTGGAGTTGGCTACAGGGCTAAAAGCTGTAGGAGGTGAAGGTTTTAAAGGGAGTTTGGTGGATTGGGTGAAACAGCTTGAAAGCTCAGGTAGAATCGCTGAGACATTCGATGAAAACATTCGAGGGAAAGGACATGACGAAGAGATCTCGAAATTTGTTGAGATTGCTCTTAACTGTGTGAGTTCAAGACCTAAAGAGAGATGGTCAATGTTTCAGGCATACCAGTCACTGAAAGCTATTGCTGAGAAACAAGGCTATTCGTTCTCCGAACAAGACGACGACTTCCCTTTGATTTTCGACACGCAAGAGAACGAGAAAGTGTGA
- the CLE25 gene encoding CLAVATA3/ESR-RELATED 25 (CLAVATA3/ESR-RELATED 25 (CLE25); Has 13 Blast hits to 13 proteins in 5 species: Archae - 0; Bacteria - 0; Metazoa - 0; Fungi - 0; Plants - 13; Viruses - 0; Other Eukaryotes - 0 (source: NCBI BLink).) yields the protein MGGNGIRALVGVIASLGLIVFLLVGILANSAPSVPSSENVKTLRFSGKDVNLFHVSKRKVPNGPDPIHNRKAETSRRPPRV from the exons ATGGGTGGAAATGGCATTAGAGCTTTGGTTGGAGTGATTGCATCTTTGGGTTtgattgtgtttcttcttgtcGGTATCTTAGCAAACTCTGCACCAAGTGTTCCATCATCAGAAAATGTCAAGACTTTGCGGTTTAGTGGTAAGGATGTGAATCTGTTTCATGTAAGCAAGCGAAAAGTTCCTAATGGACCTGATCCTATCCACAACAG GAAAGCAGAAACTTCGAGACGGCCACCAAGAGTATGA
- a CDS encoding methyltransferase (methyltransferases; FUNCTIONS IN: methyltransferase activity; INVOLVED IN: rRNA methylation; LOCATED IN: chloroplast; EXPRESSED IN: 21 plant structures; EXPRESSED DURING: 13 growth stages; CONTAINS InterPro DOMAIN/s: Conserved hypothetical protein CHP00095 (InterPro:IPR004398); Has 4869 Blast hits to 4869 proteins in 1755 species: Archae - 2; Bacteria - 3296; Metazoa - 0; Fungi - 0; Plants - 49; Viruses - 0; Other Eukaryotes - 1522 (source: NCBI BLink).) has translation MAVLLSSFSPLGINIDMNKNLGVSYSSFPQIHLFKGSTPLRVRTFVVSSRKNSGTGLASEDKKLLLERYGYDANDDFGSQSKKARRKEEKMSGRNSQQVEEVVVVQPRTTHRLLQVLAGTAKRKKLLSLKGMDVRPMMEVVKGAAFGILQAAGGCPTSLRPGRWLDLYSGTGSVGIEAISRGCSEAHFVEMDPWVVSNVLQPNLEHTGFVDASVIHTARVENFLERADKLVGKDGVFDYISVTPPYMEVDYEVLMDQIAKSPAIGENTFILVEYPSRTTMLDSCGCLEKMTDRRFGRTHLAIYGPKWAQKPRKS, from the exons ATGGCGGTTTTGTTGTCATCTTTCTCTCCACTAGGAATCAACATTGACATGAATAAGAATCTGGGTGTTTCGTATTCTTCTTTCCCTCAAATTCATCTCTTTAAGGGTTCTACTCCACTGCGTGTTCGAACATTCGTCGTCTCGAGTCGTAAAA ATTCAGGAACTGGTTTGGCAAGTGAGGATAAGAAATTGTTGCTGGAACGATATGGTTATGATGCTAATGATGACTTTGGGTCTCAATCTAag AAGGCGagaaggaaagaagagaaaatgagtGGAAGGAATAGTCAACAAGTagaagaagttgttgttgtacaGCCAAGAACAACTCATAGGTTACTGCAG GTTCTTGCAGGAACGGCGAAACGAAAGAAATTGCTTTCTCTTAAGGGAATGGATGTGAGACCTATGATGGAAGTTGTTAAAGGAGCAGCTTTTGGAATTCTCCAG GCTGCTGGTGGTTGTCCAACGTCTCTGCGTCCTGGTAGGTGGTTGGATTTGTATAGTGGTACAGGGTCTGTTGGGATTGAAGCAATCAGTCGAGGATGTTCTGAG GCACATTTTGTTGAGATGGATCCTTGGGTTGTTTCAAATGTTCTACAACCAAACTTGGAACACACTGGGTTTGTTGATGCTTCGGTTATACACACTGCTCGAGTTGAAAACTTCCTGGAACGTGCTGATAAATTAGTAG GTAAGGATGGAGTGTTTGATTATATCAGCGTTACGCCACCTTACATGGAGGTTGATTATGAGGTTCTGATGGATCAGATTGCTAAGTCACCAGCGATTGGGGAAAATACTTTTATT TTGGTCGAGTACCCATCACGAACAACAATGCTTGATTCATGTGGATGCCTTGAAAAG ATGACTGATAGAAGGTTTGGCCGGACACATCTAGCTATATATGGACCAAAATGGGCTCAGAAGCCAAGAAAATCTTAA
- a CDS encoding methyltransferase, whose translation MSCGFSDSGTGLASEDKKLLLERYGYDANDDFGSQSKKARRKEEKMSGRNSQQVEEVVVVQPRTTHRLLQVLAGTAKRKKLLSLKGMDVRPMMEVVKGAAFGILQAAGGCPTSLRPGRWLDLYSGTGSVGIEAISRGCSEAHFVEMDPWVVSNVLQPNLEHTGFVDASVIHTARVENFLERADKLVGKDGVFDYISVTPPYMEVDYEVLMDQIAKSPAIGENTFILVEYPSRTTMLDSCGCLEKMTDRRFGRTHLAIYGPKWAQKPRKS comes from the exons ATGTCTTGTGGGTTTTCAGATTCAGGAACTGGTTTGGCAAGTGAGGATAAGAAATTGTTGCTGGAACGATATGGTTATGATGCTAATGATGACTTTGGGTCTCAATCTAag AAGGCGagaaggaaagaagagaaaatgagtGGAAGGAATAGTCAACAAGTagaagaagttgttgttgtacaGCCAAGAACAACTCATAGGTTACTGCAG GTTCTTGCAGGAACGGCGAAACGAAAGAAATTGCTTTCTCTTAAGGGAATGGATGTGAGACCTATGATGGAAGTTGTTAAAGGAGCAGCTTTTGGAATTCTCCAG GCTGCTGGTGGTTGTCCAACGTCTCTGCGTCCTGGTAGGTGGTTGGATTTGTATAGTGGTACAGGGTCTGTTGGGATTGAAGCAATCAGTCGAGGATGTTCTGAG GCACATTTTGTTGAGATGGATCCTTGGGTTGTTTCAAATGTTCTACAACCAAACTTGGAACACACTGGGTTTGTTGATGCTTCGGTTATACACACTGCTCGAGTTGAAAACTTCCTGGAACGTGCTGATAAATTAGTAG GTAAGGATGGAGTGTTTGATTATATCAGCGTTACGCCACCTTACATGGAGGTTGATTATGAGGTTCTGATGGATCAGATTGCTAAGTCACCAGCGATTGGGGAAAATACTTTTATT TTGGTCGAGTACCCATCACGAACAACAATGCTTGATTCATGTGGATGCCTTGAAAAG ATGACTGATAGAAGGTTTGGCCGGACACATCTAGCTATATATGGACCAAAATGGGCTCAGAAGCCAAGAAAATCTTAA
- a CDS encoding methyltransferase — translation MAVLLSSFSPLGINIDMNKNLGVSYSSFPQIHLFKGSTPLRVRTFVVSSRKNSGTGLASEDKKLLLERYGYDANDDFGSQSKKARRKEEKMSGRNSQQVEEVVVVQPRTTHRLLQVLAGTAKRKKLLSLKGMDVRPMMEVVKGAAFGILQAAGGCPTSLRPGRWLDLYSGTGSVGIEAISRGCSEAHFVEMDPWVVSNVLQPNLEHTGFVDASVIHTARVENFLERADKLVGKDGVFDYISVTPPYMEVDYEVLMDQIAKSPAIGENTFIVSSYIFPFLNHLIRILGQCVILVLFWTKSDLVGRVPITNNNA, via the exons ATGGCGGTTTTGTTGTCATCTTTCTCTCCACTAGGAATCAACATTGACATGAATAAGAATCTGGGTGTTTCGTATTCTTCTTTCCCTCAAATTCATCTCTTTAAGGGTTCTACTCCACTGCGTGTTCGAACATTCGTCGTCTCGAGTCGTAAAA ATTCAGGAACTGGTTTGGCAAGTGAGGATAAGAAATTGTTGCTGGAACGATATGGTTATGATGCTAATGATGACTTTGGGTCTCAATCTAag AAGGCGagaaggaaagaagagaaaatgagtGGAAGGAATAGTCAACAAGTagaagaagttgttgttgtacaGCCAAGAACAACTCATAGGTTACTGCAG GTTCTTGCAGGAACGGCGAAACGAAAGAAATTGCTTTCTCTTAAGGGAATGGATGTGAGACCTATGATGGAAGTTGTTAAAGGAGCAGCTTTTGGAATTCTCCAG GCTGCTGGTGGTTGTCCAACGTCTCTGCGTCCTGGTAGGTGGTTGGATTTGTATAGTGGTACAGGGTCTGTTGGGATTGAAGCAATCAGTCGAGGATGTTCTGAG GCACATTTTGTTGAGATGGATCCTTGGGTTGTTTCAAATGTTCTACAACCAAACTTGGAACACACTGGGTTTGTTGATGCTTCGGTTATACACACTGCTCGAGTTGAAAACTTCCTGGAACGTGCTGATAAATTAGTAG GTAAGGATGGAGTGTTTGATTATATCAGCGTTACGCCACCTTACATGGAGGTTGATTATGAGGTTCTGATGGATCAGATTGCTAAGTCACCAGCGATTGGGGAAAATACTTTTATTGTGAGTAGCTATATATTTCCCTTTTTAAACCATCTTATAAGGATTTTGGGTCAATGTGTAATACTCGTCCTCTTTTGGACAAAATCTGACCTAGTTGGTCGAGTACCCATCACGAACAACAATGCTTGA